The following are encoded in a window of Anoplopoma fimbria isolate UVic2021 breed Golden Eagle Sablefish chromosome 3, Afim_UVic_2022, whole genome shotgun sequence genomic DNA:
- the LOC129088907 gene encoding uncharacterized protein LOC129088907 isoform X2: MLLSSGIVLLSSVTESTDRRQQSGRTVGAMKLLPVHPILWSSLLVLCASQSEMESPVCKAEKDPGNIHTQPIGQVHNVEEDKVFDNFCCLLYPTNILNCSWSFHTLEEDAQLFVHISICDGNSKVHYPNLSSERVGSMSLILREHENLYVILHFNITLHDKWTVYSWENNMNMLEVLLPPQKIAASFKDGSLLVTWGLPQSRVNYKPSCFEYQLDMGDQERPKYLTNQLVYTEPNADPTSTYNLRMRMRKMEKCQESSWSEWSPSVTVEQSVHKLSTLVIVSISLGIPMILLAVLLLLRHQRVSKVLFPPIPCPPPKYKCFLEKSETFNIYPAQPADPEITEVEYTERKPEKT; encoded by the exons ATGCTCCTCAGCTCAGG AATTGTGTTATTGTCTTCAGTCACTGAGAGCACTGACAGACGGCAACAGAGTGGAAGGACAGTAGGAG CTATGAAGCTGCTTCCTGTCCATCCAATACTTTGGTCCAGTTTGCTGGTTTTGTGTGCCTCACAAAGTG AGATGGAGTCCCCAGTCTGTAAGGCTGAAAAAGATCCGGGCAac ATCCATACACAGCCTATCGGGCAGGTGCACAATGTCGAGGAGGATAAGGTGTTCGATAACTTTTGCTGCCTCCTTTACCCAACAAATATACTCAACTGCTCCTGGTCATTCCACACTTTAGAGGAGGATGCTCAGCTCTTTGTCCACATCAg TATCTGTGACGGCAATAGCAAGGTTCACTATCCAAACCTTTCGTCGGAGAGAGTTGGATCAATGTCTTTGATTCTGCGAGAGCATGAGAATTTATATGTAATCCTCCACTTCAACATAACCCTGCATGACAAGTGGACCGTCTACTCCTGGGAAAACAACATGAACATGCTAG AGGTCCTGCTTCCACCCCAGAAGATTGCTGCATCATTCAAAGATGGAAGCCTGTTGGTGACATGGGGTCTTCCCCAAAGTCGAGTTAACTATAAACCCTCGTGCTTTGAATACCAGCTGGACATGGGTGACCAG gAAAGACCCAAATACTTGACCAACCAGCTGGTTTACACAGAGCCCAACGCAGATCCCACCAGCACCTACAacctgaggatgaggatgaggaagatggAAAAATGCCAAGAATCTTCATGGAGTGAATGGAGTCCCTCTGTCA cAGTGGAACAGTCGGTTCACAAACTCAGCACTCTGGTGATCGTCTCAATTTCACTTGGGATACCCATGATCCTCctggctgtgctgctgctgttgcgcCATCAGAG ggTTTCTAAGGTTCTGTTTCCTCCCATTCCTTGCCCCCCGCCAAAGTACAAATGTTTCctggaaaaaagtgaaacattcaAT ATCTACCCTGCTCAGCCAGCCGACCCCGAGATCACAGAGGTGGAGTACACGGAGCGAAAGCCTGAAAAGACATGA
- the LOC129088907 gene encoding uncharacterized protein LOC129088907 isoform X1, whose product MCKQSIEIVLLSSVTESTDRRQQSGRTVGAMKLLPVHPILWSSLLVLCASQSEMESPVCKAEKDPGNIHTQPIGQVHNVEEDKVFDNFCCLLYPTNILNCSWSFHTLEEDAQLFVHISICDGNSKVHYPNLSSERVGSMSLILREHENLYVILHFNITLHDKWTVYSWENNMNMLEVLLPPQKIAASFKDGSLLVTWGLPQSRVNYKPSCFEYQLDMGDQERPKYLTNQLVYTEPNADPTSTYNLRMRMRKMEKCQESSWSEWSPSVTVEQSVHKLSTLVIVSISLGIPMILLAVLLLLRHQRVSKVLFPPIPCPPPKYKCFLEKSETFNIYPAQPADPEITEVEYTERKPEKT is encoded by the exons ATGTGCAAGCAATCCATCGA AATTGTGTTATTGTCTTCAGTCACTGAGAGCACTGACAGACGGCAACAGAGTGGAAGGACAGTAGGAG CTATGAAGCTGCTTCCTGTCCATCCAATACTTTGGTCCAGTTTGCTGGTTTTGTGTGCCTCACAAAGTG AGATGGAGTCCCCAGTCTGTAAGGCTGAAAAAGATCCGGGCAac ATCCATACACAGCCTATCGGGCAGGTGCACAATGTCGAGGAGGATAAGGTGTTCGATAACTTTTGCTGCCTCCTTTACCCAACAAATATACTCAACTGCTCCTGGTCATTCCACACTTTAGAGGAGGATGCTCAGCTCTTTGTCCACATCAg TATCTGTGACGGCAATAGCAAGGTTCACTATCCAAACCTTTCGTCGGAGAGAGTTGGATCAATGTCTTTGATTCTGCGAGAGCATGAGAATTTATATGTAATCCTCCACTTCAACATAACCCTGCATGACAAGTGGACCGTCTACTCCTGGGAAAACAACATGAACATGCTAG AGGTCCTGCTTCCACCCCAGAAGATTGCTGCATCATTCAAAGATGGAAGCCTGTTGGTGACATGGGGTCTTCCCCAAAGTCGAGTTAACTATAAACCCTCGTGCTTTGAATACCAGCTGGACATGGGTGACCAG gAAAGACCCAAATACTTGACCAACCAGCTGGTTTACACAGAGCCCAACGCAGATCCCACCAGCACCTACAacctgaggatgaggatgaggaagatggAAAAATGCCAAGAATCTTCATGGAGTGAATGGAGTCCCTCTGTCA cAGTGGAACAGTCGGTTCACAAACTCAGCACTCTGGTGATCGTCTCAATTTCACTTGGGATACCCATGATCCTCctggctgtgctgctgctgttgcgcCATCAGAG ggTTTCTAAGGTTCTGTTTCCTCCCATTCCTTGCCCCCCGCCAAAGTACAAATGTTTCctggaaaaaagtgaaacattcaAT ATCTACCCTGCTCAGCCAGCCGACCCCGAGATCACAGAGGTGGAGTACACGGAGCGAAAGCCTGAAAAGACATGA
- the LOC129088905 gene encoding caspase-8-like, producing MDRLTLSRIDEGLESSEVDALCFLCRDVVNMKHLEGITDAKKLFLRLEAKGLLENDLFLSQLLQTIRRADLLNLLEADSRQPEETDANPMLSEYRVMLYKVYEDMTEDNLEKMKFLLTDKLGGRQTETCHTALDVFAEMEKRGLLSNINLHELHTALLQLDQQLVSTIQRYMEVVNQMPQTRGSSHSSMRVNNTPQPTEPIDVSISETQPSYERMSVVSDAEPNTEFSSLSDHTEYYALTHNPRGLCVVINNEEFDGKELKDRRGSQEDEKALNKVFTSLGFTVVVHNNLTADDMRQELKQLGSRSFLDDDALVVCVLSHGELGCVYGTDEQQVALNELTQPFTSKRAPSLTGKPKLFFIQACQGSGYQGGALPCPPMPKQEERVRQSRLEEDAGPVKGETVPWGADFLLGMATVSECKSFRNTSTGSIYIQQLCAQLKRSAESSENDDILAVLTRVNREVSKGEYLSHKQMPEPKYTLTKKLVLKYVRADRG from the exons ATGGATAGGCTGACGCTGTCTCGCATAGATGAGGGGCTGGAGTCCTCTGAGGTGGATGCTCTCTGCTTCTTGTGTCGAGATGTTGTCAACATGAAACATCTGGAGGGA ATTACTGATGCGAAAAAGCTGTTCTTGAGACTGGAAGCAAAAGGTCTGCTGGAGAACGACTTGTTCCTTAGTCAGCTGCTCCAAACTATCCGTAGAGCAGATCTCCTCAACCTCCTGGAGGCAGACAGCAGGCAACCTGAAGAAACAGATGCAAATCCCATGCTGTCAGAATACAG GGTGATGCTGTACAAAGTGTATGAGGACATGACTGAGGACAATCTTGAAAAGATGAAGTTTCTTTTGACAGACAAGCTGGGCGGGAGACAAACCGAGACATGCCAT ACAGCACTGGATGTGTTTGCTGAAATGGAGAAGAGGGGTTTATTGTCAAATATAAATCTTCATGAGTTGCATACAGCTTTGCTGCAATTGGATCAACAACTGGTATCGACTATACAGCGCTACATGGAAG tggTAAACCAGATGCCTCAAACCAGAGGATCTTCCCACAGCAGCAtg AGGGTCAACAACACCCCTCAGCCAACAGAACCTATTGATGTGTCAATATCCGAAACTCAGCCCAGCT aTGAAAGAATGAGTGTTGTCTCCGATGCAGAACCAAATACCGagttctcctctctttctgatCAT ACAGAGTACTACGCCCTGACTCATAACCCACGTGGTTTGTGTGTGGTCATCAATAATGAGGAATTCGACGGAAAAGAGCTAAAAGACCGAAGAGGGAGTCAGGAGGATGAGA AGGCTCTGAACAAAGTGTTCACCAGCCTTGGCTTTACTGTGGTGGTACACAACAACTTGACTGCAGATGACATGCGACAAGAACTAAAGCAGCTGGGCTCACGGAGTTTTTTGGATGATGATGCGTTG GTGGTATGCGTGCTTTCCCATGGAGAACTGGGATGTGTCTATGGGACCGATGAGCAACAGGTGGCCTTAAACGAACTGACACAGCCCTTCACCAGCAAAAGAGCACCCTCCTTGACAGGGAAGCCCAAACTGTTCTTCATCCAAGCATGTCAGGGAAGCGGCTACCAGGGAGGAGCCTTGCCATGTCCCCCGATGCCAAAACAGGAGGAGAGGGTCAGACAGAGCCGCCTGGAGGAAGACGCTGGTCCTGTGAAAGGCGAGACTGTTCCTTGGGGGGCCGACTTCCTGCTGGGCATGGCCACCGTGTCAGAGTGCAAGTCGTTTCGAAACACTTCGACAGGCTCCATCTACATCCAGCAGCTGTGCGCACAGCTGAAGAGGTCAGCAGAAAG CTCGGAGAATGATGATATACTCGCAGTGCTGACACGTGTGAACAGGGAGGTCAGCAAGGGAGAATATTTAAGTCACAAACAAATGCCAGAGCCCAAGTACACCCTCACCAAGAAGCTCGTCCTCAAATATGTGCGAGCTGACCGGGGCTAG
- the LOC129088907 gene encoding uncharacterized protein LOC129088907 isoform X3, whose amino-acid sequence MCKQSIEIVLLSSVTESTDRRQQSGRTVGAMKLLPVHPILWSSLLVLCASQSEMESPVCKAEKDPGNIHTQPIGQVHNVEEDKVFDNFCCLLYPTNILNCSWSFHTLEEDAQLFVHISICDGNSKVHYPNLSSERVGSMSLILREHENLYVILHFNITLHDKWTVYSWENNMNMLEVLLPPQKIAASFKDGSLLVTWGLPQSRVNYKPSCFEYQLDMGDQERPKYLTNQLVYTEPNADPTSTYNLRMRMRKMEKCQESSWSEWSPSVMEQSVHKLSTLVIVSISLGIPMILLAVLLLLRHQRVSKVLFPPIPCPPPKYKCFLEKSETFNIYPAQPADPEITEVEYTERKPEKT is encoded by the exons ATGTGCAAGCAATCCATCGA AATTGTGTTATTGTCTTCAGTCACTGAGAGCACTGACAGACGGCAACAGAGTGGAAGGACAGTAGGAG CTATGAAGCTGCTTCCTGTCCATCCAATACTTTGGTCCAGTTTGCTGGTTTTGTGTGCCTCACAAAGTG AGATGGAGTCCCCAGTCTGTAAGGCTGAAAAAGATCCGGGCAac ATCCATACACAGCCTATCGGGCAGGTGCACAATGTCGAGGAGGATAAGGTGTTCGATAACTTTTGCTGCCTCCTTTACCCAACAAATATACTCAACTGCTCCTGGTCATTCCACACTTTAGAGGAGGATGCTCAGCTCTTTGTCCACATCAg TATCTGTGACGGCAATAGCAAGGTTCACTATCCAAACCTTTCGTCGGAGAGAGTTGGATCAATGTCTTTGATTCTGCGAGAGCATGAGAATTTATATGTAATCCTCCACTTCAACATAACCCTGCATGACAAGTGGACCGTCTACTCCTGGGAAAACAACATGAACATGCTAG AGGTCCTGCTTCCACCCCAGAAGATTGCTGCATCATTCAAAGATGGAAGCCTGTTGGTGACATGGGGTCTTCCCCAAAGTCGAGTTAACTATAAACCCTCGTGCTTTGAATACCAGCTGGACATGGGTGACCAG gAAAGACCCAAATACTTGACCAACCAGCTGGTTTACACAGAGCCCAACGCAGATCCCACCAGCACCTACAacctgaggatgaggatgaggaagatggAAAAATGCCAAGAATCTTCATGGAGTGAATGGAGTCCCTCTGTCA TGGAACAGTCGGTTCACAAACTCAGCACTCTGGTGATCGTCTCAATTTCACTTGGGATACCCATGATCCTCctggctgtgctgctgctgttgcgcCATCAGAG ggTTTCTAAGGTTCTGTTTCCTCCCATTCCTTGCCCCCCGCCAAAGTACAAATGTTTCctggaaaaaagtgaaacattcaAT ATCTACCCTGCTCAGCCAGCCGACCCCGAGATCACAGAGGTGGAGTACACGGAGCGAAAGCCTGAAAAGACATGA
- the LOC129113917 gene encoding protein lifeguard 3-like — MSRSDFPPGYDESRGPLYPPQGGNYPPPPAYGFPAFGGPQPGQPSAPYPTGPNASLFPGQPGGYPPGPYQGQPHSGGPPGAGYPNRPPMPPVMPPIMPSDILSSGDDFAASGSGWDSLSIRHAFIRKVYLILASQLLVTTAIVAVFTFVQPVRNFVQQNQPIYWASYAVYFITHLVLVCCKGPRRKFPWNVLLLSIFTLSLSYMTGSISSYYDTKAVFLALGITAVVCIAVTVFCFQTKVDFTKCQGLFCVLGIVVFVTGIITTIVLSFKYILWLHMLYAAIGAIAFTMFLAYHTQLLIGNRKHSISPEEYVFAALSLYVDIVQIFLFLLQIIGATTK, encoded by the exons ATGTCCAGGTCAGACTTCCCTCCAGGGTATGATGAATCCCGGGGCCCACTGTATCCACCTCAGGGTGGGAATTACCCTCCCCCCCCTGCATACGGCTTCCCTGCCTTTGGTGGTCCCCAGCCAGGCCAGCCCTCTGCTCCCTACCCCACTGGTCCAAACGCGTCTCTGTTTCCAGGCCAGCCAGGTGGCTATCCTCCTGGCCCGTACCAAGGACAGCCTCACTCTGGCGGGCCTCCAGGTGCTGGCTACCCTAACCGCCCTCCCATGCCCCCTGTCATGCCCCCTATCATGCCATCAGATATCCTGAGCTCTG GTGATGATTTTGCGGCGAGCGGCAGCGGTTGGGACAGTCTAAGCATTCGGCATGCCTTCATCAGAAAG GTGTACTTGATTTTGGCGTCTCAGCTCCTCGTCACCACCGCCATTGTGGCCGTGTTCACATTTGT CCAACCTGTCAGAAATTTCGTACAGCAAAACCAACCTATCTATTGGGCATCATA tgctgTGTACTTCATCACCCACCTTGTGCTGGTCTGCTGTAAGGGCCCCCG gaggAAGTTTCCATGGAACGTCCTTCTGCTGTCCATCTTT accCTGTCTTTGTCCTACATGACTGGATCCATTTCCAG TTACTATGATACAAAAGCAGTGTTTCTCGCTCTGGGGATCACCGCCGTCGTCTGCATCGCCGTCACCGTGTTCTGCTTCCAGACAAAG GTTGACTTCACCAAGTGCCAGGGCCTTTTCTGTGTCCTTGGGATTGTAGTATTTGTGACTGGCATCATTACAACGATTGTGCTGTCATTCAAATAT ATCCTGTGGCTTCACATGCTTTATGCAGCTATAGGAGCCATTGCTTTCACCATG TTCCTGGCGTACCACACGCAGTTGCTGATAGGGAACAGGAAGCACTCCATCAGTCCAGAAGAGTATGTGTTCGCAGCGCTCTCCCTCTACGTGGACATCGTCCAGATCTTCCTTTTCCTGCTGCAAATTATCGGTGCTACGACCAAATAA
- the LOC129088907 gene encoding uncharacterized protein LOC129088907 isoform X4: MCKQSIEIVLLSSVTESTDRRQQSGRTVGEMESPVCKAEKDPGNIHTQPIGQVHNVEEDKVFDNFCCLLYPTNILNCSWSFHTLEEDAQLFVHISICDGNSKVHYPNLSSERVGSMSLILREHENLYVILHFNITLHDKWTVYSWENNMNMLEVLLPPQKIAASFKDGSLLVTWGLPQSRVNYKPSCFEYQLDMGDQERPKYLTNQLVYTEPNADPTSTYNLRMRMRKMEKCQESSWSEWSPSVTVEQSVHKLSTLVIVSISLGIPMILLAVLLLLRHQRVSKVLFPPIPCPPPKYKCFLEKSETFNIYPAQPADPEITEVEYTERKPEKT, from the exons ATGTGCAAGCAATCCATCGA AATTGTGTTATTGTCTTCAGTCACTGAGAGCACTGACAGACGGCAACAGAGTGGAAGGACAGTAGGAG AGATGGAGTCCCCAGTCTGTAAGGCTGAAAAAGATCCGGGCAac ATCCATACACAGCCTATCGGGCAGGTGCACAATGTCGAGGAGGATAAGGTGTTCGATAACTTTTGCTGCCTCCTTTACCCAACAAATATACTCAACTGCTCCTGGTCATTCCACACTTTAGAGGAGGATGCTCAGCTCTTTGTCCACATCAg TATCTGTGACGGCAATAGCAAGGTTCACTATCCAAACCTTTCGTCGGAGAGAGTTGGATCAATGTCTTTGATTCTGCGAGAGCATGAGAATTTATATGTAATCCTCCACTTCAACATAACCCTGCATGACAAGTGGACCGTCTACTCCTGGGAAAACAACATGAACATGCTAG AGGTCCTGCTTCCACCCCAGAAGATTGCTGCATCATTCAAAGATGGAAGCCTGTTGGTGACATGGGGTCTTCCCCAAAGTCGAGTTAACTATAAACCCTCGTGCTTTGAATACCAGCTGGACATGGGTGACCAG gAAAGACCCAAATACTTGACCAACCAGCTGGTTTACACAGAGCCCAACGCAGATCCCACCAGCACCTACAacctgaggatgaggatgaggaagatggAAAAATGCCAAGAATCTTCATGGAGTGAATGGAGTCCCTCTGTCA cAGTGGAACAGTCGGTTCACAAACTCAGCACTCTGGTGATCGTCTCAATTTCACTTGGGATACCCATGATCCTCctggctgtgctgctgctgttgcgcCATCAGAG ggTTTCTAAGGTTCTGTTTCCTCCCATTCCTTGCCCCCCGCCAAAGTACAAATGTTTCctggaaaaaagtgaaacattcaAT ATCTACCCTGCTCAGCCAGCCGACCCCGAGATCACAGAGGTGGAGTACACGGAGCGAAAGCCTGAAAAGACATGA
- the LOC129088906 gene encoding caspase-8-like translates to MSAKDTVRRNKIAIQQTLCGDHRLILNKVHENNLITRREYNNLKSINKEDVEGHVVELVDKLVNKGEESCQAFLNLLQTDEDIKMTYPELRSIQLNGTCFLPKPVQASSVDDSDVLPPDSKRRKEDKQYELNSQPTGLCVIINNENFTASKARSGTNKDAESLAEVFSWLGFRALMCKDQTKDQMERALRCFASQSDLSQLQEFNVQEWSGSGFTALQEAPRHGDAFICCILSHGRKGVVFGTDEQPLSIKQITGTFKPTAQSTLTGKPKVFLIQACQGGQVQHGVLLEDLQADDSYSLFIPEDADVLVAVATVEDHVSFRHKTDGSWFVQSVCQQLKEGCQRSEDITTILQHVNNEVGQKEGCSQPGAVKQMPEVRFTLRKRLVLSPHRD, encoded by the exons ATGTCAGCCAAAGACACAGTGAGACGTAATAAGATAGCCATTCAGCAGACTTTGTGTGGAGACCACCGGCTAATCCTCAACAAAGTTCATGAGAATAACCTGATAACTAGGCGCGAGTACAACAACCTTAAAAGCATCAACAAAGAAGATGTAGAGGGCCACGTCGTTGAGCTCGTGGACAAGCTCGTgaacaaaggagaggagagctgcCAAGCCTTCCTGAACCTCCTGCAAACTGATGAGGACATTAAAATGACTTACCCTGAGCTGAGGAGCATACAGTTGAATGGCACCTGCTTTTTACCCAAGCCTGTCCAAGCTAGTTCAGTTGACGACAGTG ATGTTCTTCCTCCAGACAGCAAGAGGCGAAAGGAG GACAAGCAGTACGAGTTGAACAGCCAGCCTACCGGCCTCTGCGTGATCATAAACAACGAGAATTTCACGGCTAGCAAAGCGAGAAGTGGAACCAACAAAGATGCTG AAAGTTTGGCAGAGGTGTTCAGCTGGCTGGGCTTCAGAGCACTGATGTGTAAAGACCAAACCAAGGACCAGATGGAGCGAGCGCTGAGATGCTTTGCTTCTCAGAGCGACCTCTCTCAGCTGCAGGAGTTCAACGTTCAGGAGTGGTCTGGCAGCGGATTCACTGCTCTTCAGGAGGCTCCCCGGCACGGCGATGCCTTTATCTGCTGTATTCTCAGTCACGGAAGGAAGGGTGTAGTCTTCGGTACTGACGAGCAGCCCCTTTCCATCAAACAAATAACTGGAACATTCAAGCCGACAGCTCAATCGACCCTCACCGGCAAGCCCAAAGTGTTCCTGATCCAGGCCTGTCAGGGAGGGCAGGTACAGCATGGAGTGTTATTAGAAGATCTGCAGGCTGATGATTCTTACTCGCTTTTCATCCCAGAGGATGCTGATGTTCTGGTTGCTGTGGCCACTGTTGAAGATCATGTATCATTTAGACACAAAACAGATGGGAGCTGGTTCGTCCAATCTGTGTGTCAGCAGCTAAAGGAGGGCTGTCAGAG GAGTGAAGACATTACCACCATCCTCCAACATGTGAACAATGAAGTGGGCCAGAAAGAGGGCTGTAGTCAACCTGGGGCAGTAAAGCAGATGCCTGAAGTTAGGTTCACCCTAAGGAAGAGACTTGTGTTGTCTCCACATCGCGATTGA
- the LOC129088907 gene encoding uncharacterized protein LOC129088907 isoform X5 gives MKLLPVHPILWSSLLVLCASQSEMESPVCKAEKDPGNIHTQPIGQVHNVEEDKVFDNFCCLLYPTNILNCSWSFHTLEEDAQLFVHISICDGNSKVHYPNLSSERVGSMSLILREHENLYVILHFNITLHDKWTVYSWENNMNMLEVLLPPQKIAASFKDGSLLVTWGLPQSRVNYKPSCFEYQLDMGDQERPKYLTNQLVYTEPNADPTSTYNLRMRMRKMEKCQESSWSEWSPSVTVEQSVHKLSTLVIVSISLGIPMILLAVLLLLRHQRVSKVLFPPIPCPPPKYKCFLEKSETFNIYPAQPADPEITEVEYTERKPEKT, from the exons ATGAAGCTGCTTCCTGTCCATCCAATACTTTGGTCCAGTTTGCTGGTTTTGTGTGCCTCACAAAGTG AGATGGAGTCCCCAGTCTGTAAGGCTGAAAAAGATCCGGGCAac ATCCATACACAGCCTATCGGGCAGGTGCACAATGTCGAGGAGGATAAGGTGTTCGATAACTTTTGCTGCCTCCTTTACCCAACAAATATACTCAACTGCTCCTGGTCATTCCACACTTTAGAGGAGGATGCTCAGCTCTTTGTCCACATCAg TATCTGTGACGGCAATAGCAAGGTTCACTATCCAAACCTTTCGTCGGAGAGAGTTGGATCAATGTCTTTGATTCTGCGAGAGCATGAGAATTTATATGTAATCCTCCACTTCAACATAACCCTGCATGACAAGTGGACCGTCTACTCCTGGGAAAACAACATGAACATGCTAG AGGTCCTGCTTCCACCCCAGAAGATTGCTGCATCATTCAAAGATGGAAGCCTGTTGGTGACATGGGGTCTTCCCCAAAGTCGAGTTAACTATAAACCCTCGTGCTTTGAATACCAGCTGGACATGGGTGACCAG gAAAGACCCAAATACTTGACCAACCAGCTGGTTTACACAGAGCCCAACGCAGATCCCACCAGCACCTACAacctgaggatgaggatgaggaagatggAAAAATGCCAAGAATCTTCATGGAGTGAATGGAGTCCCTCTGTCA cAGTGGAACAGTCGGTTCACAAACTCAGCACTCTGGTGATCGTCTCAATTTCACTTGGGATACCCATGATCCTCctggctgtgctgctgctgttgcgcCATCAGAG ggTTTCTAAGGTTCTGTTTCCTCCCATTCCTTGCCCCCCGCCAAAGTACAAATGTTTCctggaaaaaagtgaaacattcaAT ATCTACCCTGCTCAGCCAGCCGACCCCGAGATCACAGAGGTGGAGTACACGGAGCGAAAGCCTGAAAAGACATGA
- the catip gene encoding ciliogenesis-associated TTC17-interacting protein — MMEAPLEDETPAGALAGIEGLDLAMELKASDEALTFMSSVEPAELLKCVFPDSLVTVSEGGRDLGKFSVTVEFDRRAQQPCMLLHAQSQGAIDDSPCGTTVTAYITTDLEVLEEDYHEYVKLEGHSLDRRCHMVQHDGQMVIDKVTTVGEETSMESVSYPMSVLNGLVTEGSNLLLMRLLALRKKVPEHMTFISFDQGLHIIHTTFSKLGVKQLEVGDETVEVFGVERIVHSVEEGPTTWQCYFLGDGHMASRVQVGSPVTMRLLQLKKGFEKIPLVCEEDMQMHSKFLDIKEELKADHASYMRQHPEIRALISDFLQFLLLRKPNDVFQFAREYFLPFASRRPPELSLKTPSP; from the exons ATGATGGAAGCCCCGCTGGAAGACGAGACACCTGCGGGAGCCTTGGCTGGGATTGAGGGACTCGACCTCGCAATGGAGTTGAAAGCGTCCGACGAAGCGCTTACGTTCATGTCCAGCGTCG AGCCTGCAGAGCTGCTCAAGTGTGTGTTTCCAGACTCTCTGGTGACTGTGTCAGAGGGCGGCCGGGACCTTGGGAAGTTCAGTGTGACGGTGGAGTTTGACCGTAGAGCCCAGCAGCCCTGTATGCTCCTGCATGCTCAGAGCCAGGGAGCCATTGATGACTCCCCGTGTGGAACTACAGTGACAG CCTACATAACCACGGACCTGGAGGTGCTGGAGGAAGATTACCATGAGTATGTCAAG CTTGAGGGTCACAGTTTGGACAGGAGGTGTCACATGGTGCAGCATGACGGGCAGATGGTGATCGATAAAGTTACCACTGTaggagag GAGACGTCAATGGAGAGCGTTTCTTATCCCATGTCTGTCCTAAACGGGCTCGTTACCGAGGGGTCCAACTTGCTGCTGATGCGCCTGCTCGCTCTTAGGAAGAAGGTTCCCGAACACATGACCTTTATCTCCTTTGACCAGGGATTACACATCATCCACACCACTTTT AGCAAGCTGGGTGTGAAGCAGCTGGAGGTTGGGGATGAGACTGTGGAGGTATTTGGGGTGGAGAGGATTGTTCACTCCGTGGAGGAGGGCCCCACTACCTGGCAGTGCTACTTCCTAGGTGATGG GCACATGGCCAGCAGAGTGCAGGTGGGATCACCGGTCACCATGAGGCTTCTACAGCTAAAAAAAG GTTTTGAGAAGATTCCTCTGGTTTGCGAAGAAGACATGCAGATGCACTCTAAGTTTTTGGACATAAAG gaggagctgaaggcGGACCATGCCTCATACATGAGACAGCATCCAGAGATCCGTGCCCTCATATCTGACTTTCTGCAGTTTTTGCTGTTGAGGAAACCAAATGATGTCTTCCAGTTTGCCAGAGAGTACTTCCTCCCTTTTGCCTCCCGCCGACCTCCAGAACTAAGCCTGAAAACCCCCTCACCCTGA